CACGAAGCAGTTTTCTGAGCATGTCGGTATTGCGTTTATTTTTGCGGAACTGAAATACCAGAACGCCAAACTCATGTGCTCTGCTCCGCAGCGGGATGCCTATGAAGGTGTTATAAGGTTCCTCGTTTATTCCGGGGAAATAGTGAAAACGCTCATGTGTTGTGGCATTTCGTATAAATGTATAGTGGTCGTTAGTGTACGTGAGCCCCGTAAGACCTTCGTCAAGCCCAAGGGAAACACTGCCGACAGCGCCTTCGCTCAGCCCTTCTGTTGCAGCTAATACAAGCCTGTCTCTTGCGGCTCCTCCGAGAAGGTATATAGAGCAAACATCACTCTCTATAGCTTCTTTAAGGAATCTGGCGATTTTCTGAAGTGTAGTGTTGGTGTCGTCAGCATTCAGAATAATATTGCTGATGCCGAGCAGTAATTCTATTTTTTTCATATTTTACCGAGCACGATAATAGCAGATAGTTTATCTGTCTGCAAGCCAACAAAACTATACAAAAACAGACTCGTCAGTGTCTAAAAATTTGCATAGTGCTGGTATTGCAGGAGAAACATCTACTGAATATTGATTCACATAGAGTTCAACATGTTGACGGATCACGTCATCATCAAGCTCCATGGCGTTTTCTCTGATAAATGGGAGCACCAGGTCATAGTTATTTTCAGCGAACTCAATGGATTTTCTGATGGTATAAGTTATCTTTTCTGCCTCAGAGAGGATGCTTTTCGAAATCACTATACATCCAAGTGGAATGGGTGACTTGAATTTATCTTCGTACATTTCACCAAGGTCGCACAGCTTGCTGAGACCCATCTGCTGATAGACAAAGCGTCCCTCGTGTATCACAACTCCTGCGTCAACCTCGCCGGAAATTACTGCCGGCATAATTTTATCAAAACGAAGCTGTATGAAATGAAAATCTTCACCGAAAAACATTTTAAAAAAACGAAATGCGCTGGTGTTTACCCCGGGAATTGCAATCCGTTTAAGAGAGCTTATATCCCTGTTCTCTTTGCTGATAACCAGAGGACCACACCCGAAGCCCAAGGCTCCTCCGGTTCTGAGTATTTTATAATTATCAAGTATTTGAGGCACAACCCCATAAGATACTTTAAGTATATCCGAGCTGTTTTTTATAGCCATACGGTTCAGAACTTGAACATCATCCATAAAGGGTACAAACTTATGCTCAGACTTGATCTGTTCGGTCAGCATCGCACCAAAAATATAAGTGTCGTTTGGACACGTTGAAATTGCTATATCTATCTTCATATTAATTCGGCATTGGGGTCTTGCCCAGCAGATATTTCAGATCGTCATCACGGAATTCCACACCGGCTCCCACAAACCATGAGTCAGTATCGCTGTTGAGAAAATCGTCATAACCACCTGTGATAAAGAGATTTTTATAGAACTTATATTTAAGTCCCGCTTTCATGTGTACTTCCCTGTCTTCATCTTCATCAGGGAAATCATAGGCGTCTAATTTGAAAACAAACTTATCTTCAAGCTCTTCTGTTGCAGTAAACGGATGGTAGTCGAGACCTATTCCCGCTTCGGATTCTTTCAGCCCTACACGGAAAAAGAAATTGTCCCAGAACCTATGCGCATACTGGAGCGTCCAGAGCATAGCATCCGGGTTCTGTTCCTCTTTCTCTTCATAATATGAAAGAGAGTCTTCACCGCTTGCTGCATTGCTTCCATGGGTTGGTTCTCTATGAATACTGGTATTTGTTGTTTCCGTGGTACCGTCCTGATCACTGGAAAGACCTAAGAGATAGTATCTCTTTCTTCCGGGGGTGATCTTCACCTCAACATGCCCTTTACTGTTGTCAACCTCGCCATATCTTTCTGCGGAGAAAGCCAGATCAACTTTGAATTGGTCGATTTTACCAAGTGTATCACGAAGTCCGGTAAGAGCACCGTTCAGGTTGTCTACCGTATCTTCATCATTAACAAGGCGTCCTATGGTTCCTTCACCACTGTTCACCTTGCCTGTTATTTCATTAAGATTATCAACTGTCTTGCCCAGTTTGTCTGAAACTTCTGCAATATTTTCGATCGCTTTTTTGAGGTTTTCTTTCTGAGAGCTCATAACCTCGTCCACATCATCTGTTATGCTGCGTACATTGCTTGCGATCGTCGGACCGTCATTCTTAAGGCTTTCGGTAACTACACGAAGGTTTTCAGATATCAGAGGAGTCTGGGCTTTAAGGTCGGTTGTTATGGCATTAATATTAGCCATAATATCATTTATATTCTGAGTATTGGCGACAGTTATTTCACTGAGTTTTGTTGTGAGAGTTTCCATGCTCATAATGATTGTGTCGATACGCTGTTCATTATTTTGAACCAGCTTATTAACACTATCGGTTATGTCGCGGATGTTAGATATTGTCACAGACATATTTGCCTTTGCCTGATCAGTTGCGAGCACTTCCCTCAGAGAAGCAGTAATAGCCTGAACATCATCCGCTATGCCGCCAAGCTTATTGGTAAGCTGGTCAATGTCTGTCCCTTCGTTCCCTTGTGTGAGTATATCACCGTCTTTCAGGATGCCTTGTGCAATATCACCGTCAAGCTGGAATTCTGCATATTTTTCACCGAGAAAACCTTTGGAACGGACGAGAACTTTAAGATTTGCCGGCAGTTCATACTGATCGTTTATCAGAAGTTCAGCAACAGCCTTCCTATTTTCGAGTTTTATTTCTCTGATTTTGCCGACTTCAACACCGCTGAATATAACCGGAGAATCTTTTGTCAGCCCTGCTGCATCATTTAAGATAGTTGTGACTTTTACCCCGGCAGAATCTGAAAAGGAAAAGTCAACAAGCCTGAGCGACATTGCGCTGATTAAAAGGAGGCATCCAACAACAAACACCCCAACTTTTGCTTCAAGTCCGAAATTCATAATATGCTCCGTTATATGATATTGATCGGTCCCTCTCTGGAAGCGGAAAAGAACTGCTTCACATAAGGGTTATCAGTATTTTTAAACTCATCAGGAGTGCCATAGAGCACAACCTTGCCATCGTAAAGCATAGCTATATGGTCAGCTATTTTAAGCGTACTTTTTATGTCATGGGAGATAACGATTGATGTTATCCCCAGCTCTTTCTGGGTGTCATTTATAAGATTGTCCACCACGTCGCACATGATAGGGTCAAGCCCTGTTGTGGGCTCATCGTAAAGTATTATATCCGGCTCAAGGGCTATGGCTCTGGCGAGTCCCACCCTTTTTTTCATTCCTCCTGAAAGCTCAGAGGGCATCTTATCCTCAATTTTACTAAGCCCTACAAGGCGTAGTTTCTCTGTAACTATCCTGTCAATCTCATCTTTACTTTTTTTAGTGTGTTCCACCAATGGGAAAGCGACATTTTGATAAACGTTCATAGAATCGAACAGTGCAGCATTCTGAAAAAGTATGCCGAATTTCTTCCTCATCTCCATCAGTTCGTTTCTGCTCATAGAGGTTAGATCCTGCCCGTCGACATATATCTTGCCGGATGTCGGAGGCATGAGCCCGCAGAGCTGTTTCAGCAGAACAGACTTACCTGTTCCCGAAGGACCTATAATAT
This window of the Denitrovibrio acetiphilus DSM 12809 genome carries:
- a CDS encoding 1,4-dihydroxy-6-naphthoate synthase, giving the protein MKIDIAISTCPNDTYIFGAMLTEQIKSEHKFVPFMDDVQVLNRMAIKNSSDILKVSYGVVPQILDNYKILRTGGALGFGCGPLVISKENRDISSLKRIAIPGVNTSAFRFFKMFFGEDFHFIQLRFDKIMPAVISGEVDAGVVIHEGRFVYQQMGLSKLCDLGEMYEDKFKSPIPLGCIVISKSILSEAEKITYTIRKSIEFAENNYDLVLPFIRENAMELDDDVIRQHVELYVNQYSVDVSPAIPALCKFLDTDESVFV
- a CDS encoding MlaD family protein, whose product is MNFGLEAKVGVFVVGCLLLISAMSLRLVDFSFSDSAGVKVTTILNDAAGLTKDSPVIFSGVEVGKIREIKLENRKAVAELLINDQYELPANLKVLVRSKGFLGEKYAEFQLDGDIAQGILKDGDILTQGNEGTDIDQLTNKLGGIADDVQAITASLREVLATDQAKANMSVTISNIRDITDSVNKLVQNNEQRIDTIIMSMETLTTKLSEITVANTQNINDIMANINAITTDLKAQTPLISENLRVVTESLKNDGPTIASNVRSITDDVDEVMSSQKENLKKAIENIAEVSDKLGKTVDNLNEITGKVNSGEGTIGRLVNDEDTVDNLNGALTGLRDTLGKIDQFKVDLAFSAERYGEVDNSKGHVEVKITPGRKRYYLLGLSSDQDGTTETTNTSIHREPTHGSNAASGEDSLSYYEEKEEQNPDAMLWTLQYAHRFWDNFFFRVGLKESEAGIGLDYHPFTATEELEDKFVFKLDAYDFPDEDEDREVHMKAGLKYKFYKNLFITGGYDDFLNSDTDSWFVGAGVEFRDDDLKYLLGKTPMPN
- a CDS encoding ABC transporter ATP-binding protein, whose amino-acid sequence is MEYSIECIDLHKSFGKHKIHKGINLKVVKGAITYIIGPSGTGKSVLLKQLCGLMPPTSGKIYVDGQDLTSMSRNELMEMRKKFGILFQNAALFDSMNVYQNVAFPLVEHTKKSKDEIDRIVTEKLRLVGLSKIEDKMPSELSGGMKKRVGLARAIALEPDIILYDEPTTGLDPIMCDVVDNLINDTQKELGITSIVISHDIKSTLKIADHIAMLYDGKVVLYGTPDEFKNTDNPYVKQFFSASREGPINII